One segment of Triticum aestivum cultivar Chinese Spring chromosome 2A, IWGSC CS RefSeq v2.1, whole genome shotgun sequence DNA contains the following:
- the LOC123188389 gene encoding putative cysteine-rich receptor-like protein kinase 20, giving the protein MKEAGMAGVLPCLLLHLLLFLKPRAIAAAAYSEYSCNGTTGNYTARDAFGANLARLTAELPADASTSPSLYASAAIGASPDKAFALALCRGDITDARACSGCLDNAFTQLRALCAGERDATFYHDLCTLRYSGEDFLARPDDNSPVINGMDVNGSTYAAWDSRNATSRSFFLSLVGTLFGEMSMYGAYNSSVRRFASAVMYINPQLPTVYGLAQCTPDLSPGQCWHCFQGLQEQTRQWYDGREGGRIVGVRCNIRYEGYQFYDGMANVRIGTPGGSSSPTESNGSKHMQTLIIVLCVSVTVFCSMLVGCLLLIRRLRKGAGNTKLEQGHKRNNSKTEEALKLWKIEESSSEFTLYDFPELAAATDNFSDENKLGQGGFGPVYKGKFSDGAEVAVKRLAAQSGQGLVEFKNEIQLIAKLQHTNLVKLVGCCVQEEEKMLVYEYLPNRSLDFFIFDQERGPLLDWQKRRHIMEGIAQGLLYLHKHSRVRIIHRDMKASNILLDKDLNPKISDFGMARIFGSNMTEANTNRVVGTYGYMAPEYASEGLFSVKSDVFSFGVLLLEIVSGKRNSSGHGQHYGEFVNLLGYAWQLWRDGRAFELVDPTLGHCSEVADIMRCVKVALLCVQDNAMDRPTMTDVTAMLGNDGVPLPDPRRPPHFHLRVTSDDEEDGAGGSGARTRSTHFTGSCSTNDVTISTIEEGR; this is encoded by the exons ATGAAAGAGGCCGGCATGGCTGGCGTCCTgccctgcctcctcctccacctcctcctcttcctgaagccacgcgccatcgccgccgccgcctactCGGAGTACTCGTGCAATGGCACCACCGGCAACTACACGGCGCGTGACGCCTTCGGGGCCAACCTCGCGCGCCTCACCGCCGAGCTCCCCGCCGACGCCTCCACCTCTCCGTCCCTCTACGCCTCGGCGGCCATCGGCGCCTCCCCCGACAAGGCCTTCGCCCTCGCGCTCTGCCGCGGCGACATCACGGACGCCAGGGCGTGCTCCGGCTGCCTCGACAACGCGTTCACGCAGCTGCGGGCGCTCTGCGCCGGCGAGAGGGACGCCACGTTCTACCACGACCTCTGCACCCTCCGCTACTCCGGCGAGGACTTCCTGGCGCGGCCGGACGACAACAGCCCGGTGATTAACGGCATGGACGTGAACGGGTCGACGTACGCCGCGTGGGACAGCCGGAACGCCACGTCCCGGAGCTTCTTCCTGTCCCTGGTCGGCACGCTGTTCGGGGAGATGTCCATGTACGGCGCGTACAACTCGTCGGTGCGCCGGTTTGCCAGCGCCGTCATGTACATCAACCCGCAGCTGCCCACGGTGTACGGCCTGGCGCAGTGCACGCCGGACCTCTCCCCGGGGCAGTGCTGGCACTGCTTCCAGGGCCTCCAGGAGCAGACCCGCCAGTGGTACGACGGCCGCGAGGGCGGCCGCATCGTCGGCGTCCGGTGCAATATTCGCTATGAAGGCTACCAGTTCTACGACGGCATGGCCAACGTCAGGATCGGCACACCCGGTGGCTCATCTTCACCAACAGAAAGCAATG GAAGCAAGCACATGCAGACCCTAATAATCGTTTTATGCGTGTCCGTTACGGTGTTCTGTTCTATGTTGGTTGGCTGCCTTCTCCTCATCAGAAGGCTAAGAAAAGGAGCTG GAAACACGAAATTAGAACAAGGTCATAAGAGGAACAACTCGAAGACAGAGGAGGCGCTGAAGCTGTGGAAGATCGAAGAGAGCAGCTCAGAGTTCACCTTGTACGACTTCCCTGAGCTCGCCGCTGCCACGGACAACTTCTCCGACGAGAACAAGCTCGGACAAGGCGGCTTCGGTCCGGTTTACAAG GGAAAGTTTTCTGACGGAGCCGAGGTGGCGGTGAAGAGGCTGGCGGCGCAGTCCGGGCAGGGGCTTGTGGAGTTCAAGAACGAGATCCAGCTCATCGCCAAGCTGCAGCACACGAACCTCGTCAAGCTCGTGGGCTGCTGCGTGCAGGAGGAGGAGAAGATGCTGGTCTACGAGTACCTGCCCAACCGAAGCCTAGACTTCTTCATCTTCG ACCAAGAGCGAGGTCCGTTGCTGGACTGGCAGAAGCGGCGGCACATAATGGAAGGGATCGCGCAGGGGCTCCTATACCTGCACAAGCACTCCCGGGTGCGGATCATCCATCGGGACATGAAGGCCAGCAACATACTGCTGGACAAGGACCTCAACCCCAAGATCTCCGACTTCGGCATGGCCAGGATCTTCGGCTCCAACATGACGGAGGCCAACACCAACAGGGTCGTCGGCACCTA CGGTTACATGGCACCTGAGTATGCTTCGGAGGGCCTCTTCTCGGTCAAGTCTGACGTCTTCAGCTTCGGCGTGTTGCTGCTGGAGATAGTGAGCGGCAAGAGGAACAGCAGCGGCCACGGCCAGCACTACGGAGAAttcgtcaacctcctcggctac GCATGGCAGCTGTGGAGGGATGGGAGAGCGTTCGAGCTGGTCGACCCGACGCTGGGCCACTGCAGCGAGGTGGCGGACATCATGCGGTGCGTCAAGGTGGCGTTGCTCTGCGTGCAGGACAACGCCATGGACCGGCCGACGATGACCGACGTGACGGCGATGCTGGGGAACGACGGGGTGCCGCTGCCGGACCCGAGGCGGCCCCCGCATTTCCACCTCAGGGTCACcagcgacgatgaggaggacgGCGCCGGCGGGTCTGGGGCGCGGACACGGTCCACGCACTTCACCGGATCGTGCAGCACCAACGACGTGACCATCAGCACCATCGAGGAAGGGAGGTGA